The stretch of DNA CATCAGCTGAGATGATAACTCCTGAACCATGTCCCATTTTAGTAGGTTCACCACTTTGTGGTTGCTGTTGTTGACGACCTCCTCCAAAGAAAAAGTCAAAAGGATCCATATATTGTTGTTTCTGCCTATTGGAATAATTCTTTACGTTCACTACAGCATTAACTGTTTTTGCTGCTGCTTTAGTAAAATCTGAAGGATTATTTGAAGTAGTGGGAGCACCAAAGATGTTAGGTAAATCATAACTTGCATTGGTTGTAACAAGCTCGGTCTCCGTTTTTTCAATAGACTGATTTTGGGGTTGTTCTTCTAAGAAACCTTTATAAGCTCCAAGTGTAATTCCGGCACTTAAAACTCCTACTGCTGTGTATCCTAGTATTTTTTTCATTTATCTATGATTCTTTTAATTTACATTTTAACATTTAGTATAAAAACAAAAACAATGCCCAAATATTGCATCAATTTTTCGTTTAACCCGTTTTTAACATTTTTTAAGAATATGTTAAAACTATTTATTGACGTATATTTGCGATATAAAATTAAGATAAAGTATCCATAAAGTGAAATTTTCTATTTATAAATATCAAGGAACAGGGAATGATTTTGTGATCATAGATGATCGAAAGAAAAATTTTCCCGTTGATAAAAAGTTAATTGAAAACCTTTGCAATAGACGTTTTGGAATAGGAGCAGATGGTTTGATGCTCTTACAAGATGATGAAAAATCAGATTTTCATATGTACTATTTTAATTCAGATGGAAATGAAAGTACGATGTGTGGAAATGGGGGTAGGAGTTTAGTACGTTTTGCTCATGATTTGAACGTAATTTCAAATAAAACTTCTTTTAATGCGATTGATGGATTGCATGACGCAACCATTTTTCCTGACAAAATTGCATTAGGAATGACACAAGTTGAAAAAATAGAAGAATTTGAGGATCATTATTTTCTTAATACTGGATCTCCTCATCATGTAGAGTTTGTCAAAAATGTAGAAACATTTGATGTTTTTAACAAAGGTAAACAGATTCGTAATGGGGCTCCTTATTTTAAAGAAGGGACTAATGTTAATTTTATTGAGAAAATAGCCGAGGACACTTTATTTGTCAGAACCTATGAGCGAGGAGTAGAGGATGAAACTTATTCTTGTGGAACTGGAGTTACCGCAGCCGCCATTGCTGCATACAGAAAGGGAATTACAAATAATCATGTCCATATAAAAACTTTAGGAGGGAATTTAGAAGTGTCTTTTAATGAAAAAGATACAGGAATCATAGCTGATATACAATTGATAGGACCTGCAAAATTTGTATTCAAAGGAGAAATAGATACGGATGACTTTAATTTCTAAAAATATTGAACTACGAGCTTTAGAGCCTGAAGATATTTCGATTCTGTACGAATGGGAAAATCAAACAAATTATTGGTTAGATTCTCAAACATTACATCCTTATTCTAAACATTTGTTAAATCAGTATTTAGAAAATGTATCACGTGATATTTTTGAAATGAAACAATTACGATTTGTTATTGTTTTAAAAGAAAAAAATGAAGCGATTGGTTTTGTAGATCTATTTGATTTAGACGTAAAAAACAGTCGAGCTGCGATTGGAATTTTAATAGGAGAGAGTCAAAATAAAAATAAAGGATATGCCTCAGAAGCTATTCAATTAATTGTTGATTATGCCTTTAAAATACTTAATTTAAATCAATTGTATGCTGATGTTATTGAGAGTAATACGATTTCAAAACGTTTATTTGAAAAAAATGGATTTATCAAAACAATGGTTAAAAAGAATTGGGTACAGTTAAACCGTCAATTTTTAGATGTGAGTTTATACCAACTATTTAATAATGATGAAATGTAGTTAGCATTAGTCCAAAATGATAATGGCAAACTCTATTTAATCTTAAAAATAATGAAATAATTAAAAATGAAAAAAGTAATAGGAATAGGAATTTTAGTAATATTGATTGTAGGAGGTGTTTTTGGATATCAATATGCTAAAAAAATATTTTTAGAAAGAACACAAAAAGAAGGCTTTATTTATATTTCATCAAAGGCTTCTTTTAATGATGTAAAAGACCAAATTGCTCCTTTTGTTGAAAATATAGAAGATTTTGAATGGGTCGCAAAACAGAAAAATTATCCGAATGTTATAAAAGGAGGAAAATATAAAATAGAAAAAGGATGGAATAATAATGATTTAGTGAATCATTTACGTTCGGGAAAGCAAGAAGAAGTTAAGGTGCAATTTAATAATGTTGAAACCATTAATGAATTAGCAGGAAAAGTGGCTAAACAGATTGAAACAGATTCAACAGCTATCTTAGATTATATTTCTCAAGCTAATTTTTTGAAAAGTAATGATTTAACAAAGGAAAATGTAAAACAACTATTCTTACCTAATACTTATAATTTTTATTGGAATACTTCTGCTAAACAATTTGTAGATCGTATGGCAAAAGAATATCAAAAATTCTGGACTTCTGAGCGAAAAGCAAAAGCAGATCAAATAGGAATGACTCCTTTACAAATAACATCATTAGCAGCCATTGTAGAAAAAGAAACAGCCAAAAGAGATGAACGTCCAAAGGTGGCAGGGTTGTATTTAAATCGTTTACGAGATAACTGGAAATTACAATCCGATCCAACTGTAATTTATGCTGTTAAACAACGTGTTGGATTTGATACCATAATAAAACGTGTTCTTTTCAAACATTTACGAGAACCATCACCTTATAACACTTACTTAAATTATGGCGTACCTCCAGCTCCCATTAATATTCCTGAACCTAGTTCAATTGATGCTGTTTTAAATGCATCGAAACACGATTATATGTACATGTGTGCGAGTGTTGAAAACTGGGGCTATCATGAGTTTGCTAATTCACTTGCTGCTCATGAAGTAAATCGCAAAAAGTATATTAAATGGTTGAATGAAAACCAGAAATAAAAGAATGTAAATAATTAAATTAATAAGTAATTTATTTAATATTGAAGTATTTTTTAGCTATTAATAGTCCTATAAAAGGAGGTATAGCCATACCAAGGTGAACTAATTCAGCTGTTAAGTGTGGTGCTGCTAATTGTGGAACAAAAGGAGTACCTATCCAAAAAGGGGCATAGTAGCCTATTAAAAG from Flavobacteriaceae bacterium UJ101 encodes:
- a CDS encoding UPF0755 protein YceG (Belongs to the UPF0755 family.), which encodes MKKVIGIGILVILIVGGVFGYQYAKKIFLERTQKEGFIYISSKASFNDVKDQIAPFVENIEDFEWVAKQKNYPNVIKGGKYKIEKGWNNNDLVNHLRSGKQEEVKVQFNNVETINELAGKVAKQIETDSTAILDYISQANFLKSNDLTKENVKQLFLPNTYNFYWNTSAKQFVDRMAKEYQKFWTSERKAKADQIGMTPLQITSLAAIVEKETAKRDERPKVAGLYLNRLRDNWKLQSDPTVIYAVKQRVGFDTIIKRVLFKHLREPSPYNTYLNYGVPPAPINIPEPSSIDAVLNASKHDYMYMCASVENWGYHEFANSLAAHEVNRKKYIKWLNENQK
- the dapF gene encoding diaminopimelate epimerase (Catalyzes the stereoinversion of LL-2,6- diaminoheptanedioate (L,L-DAP) to meso-diaminoheptanedioate (meso- DAP), a precursor of L-lysine and an essential component of the bacterial peptidoglycan; Belongs to the diaminopimelate epimerase family.; KEGG: ran:Riean_0433 diaminopimelate epimerase) gives rise to the protein MKFSIYKYQGTGNDFVIIDDRKKNFPVDKKLIENLCNRRFGIGADGLMLLQDDEKSDFHMYYFNSDGNESTMCGNGGRSLVRFAHDLNVISNKTSFNAIDGLHDATIFPDKIALGMTQVEKIEEFEDHYFLNTGSPHHVEFVKNVETFDVFNKGKQIRNGAPYFKEGTNVNFIEKIAEDTLFVRTYERGVEDETYSCGTGVTAAAIAAYRKGITNNHVHIKTLGGNLEVSFNEKDTGIIADIQLIGPAKFVFKGEIDTDDFNF
- a CDS encoding diamine N-acetyltransferase (Contains 1 N-acetyltransferase domain.; KEGG: fin:KQS_03585 diamine N-acetyltransferase); this translates as MTLISKNIELRALEPEDISILYEWENQTNYWLDSQTLHPYSKHLLNQYLENVSRDIFEMKQLRFVIVLKEKNEAIGFVDLFDLDVKNSRAAIGILIGESQNKNKGYASEAIQLIVDYAFKILNLNQLYADVIESNTISKRLFEKNGFIKTMVKKNWVQLNRQFLDVSLYQLFNNDEM